Proteins encoded by one window of Aspergillus puulaauensis MK2 DNA, chromosome 4, nearly complete sequence:
- a CDS encoding flavin monoamine oxidase family protein (COG:H;~EggNog:ENOG410PH96;~InterPro:IPR001613,IPR036188,IPR002937;~PFAM:PF13450,PF01593;~go_function: GO:0016491 - oxidoreductase activity [Evidence IEA];~go_process: GO:0055114 - oxidation-reduction process [Evidence IEA]) has product MTSRDGFQWTPETGLVQGVPSIGVISPPTNITSEPGQFDVIVVGAGYSGLTASRDACLAGLKVLLLEARDRIGGRSWSSDIEGYPFEMGGTWVHWGQPHVWREISRYQMRNELEGSFDFSRGVNHFELRTNQGSAKLSHEEEDALLEGALYKFVDVDGDLGRRVVPFPHDSFHVPEARRYDQMSAQDRLTQVADIMTPRERAALESFVLLCSCGTLATTSFFEFLHWWALCGYSYRGCLDALISYKFKRGQSSFAIRFFREALSTGNLSYAFNSPIQSIDDHGDKVAVTTREGRRHAGARLVSTIPLNVLNTVAISPPLSTQRTAAANTGHVNQCVKVHAEISSRDMRSWTGISYPFNKLCYAIGDGTTPAGNTHIVCFGGAHNHLQPEEDINQTKAAVDSLSPGNMDIKRLVFHNWCKDEFAKGAWFFSPPQMLSTSLDALRSRHGNVVFANSDWAVGWRSFIDGAIEEGTRAAMAVVEELRPRPAVRGRL; this is encoded by the exons ATGACAAGTCGCGACGGTTTTCAATGGACACCAGAGACCGGCCTGGTCCAGGGCGTGCCTTCGATCGGTGTCATCTCACCACCTACAAATATCACATCGGAACCAGGCCAGTTTGATGTGATTGTCGTGGGTGCGGGCTATTCAGGCCTTACAGCGTCTCGAGATGCGTGCCTGGCAG GCTTGAAGGTGCTTCTTCTCGAGGCCCGCGACCGCATTGGCGGCCGCTCCTGGTCGTCTGATATCGAGGGATATCCCTTCGAGATGGGCGGCACCTGGGTTCACTGGGGACAGCCTCACGTCTGGCGCGAGATCTCGCGATACCAGATGCGAAATGAGCTGGAGGGCTCGTTTGACTTTTCTCGCGGCGTCAACCACTTTGAATTGCGTACAAACCAGGGGTCGGCCAAACTGAGccacgaggaagaa GATGCATTGCTGGAAGGGGCTCTGTACAAGTTCGTGGATGTAGATGGGGATCTTGGGCGTCGAGTCGTTCCCTTCCCCCATGATTCATTCCACGTCCCTGAAGCTCGACGATACGACCAGATGTCTGCGCAGGATCGTTTGACTCAGGTTGCCGACATCATGACGCCTCGTGAAAGGGCTGCCCTGGAGAGCTTCGTCCTGCTCTGCAGCTGCGGCACTCTGGCGAcaaccagcttcttcgagtTCCTGCACTGGTGGGCGCTTTGTGGCTACTCATATCGAGGCTGTCTGGATGCTTTGATTTCGTATAAATTCAAGCGAGGGCAGTCGAGTTTTGCCATTCGGTTCTTCAGAGAGGCGCTCTCAACAGGCAACCTGTCCTACGCCTTCAACAGCCCGATCCAATCTATTGACGACCATGGCGATAAAGTGGCTGTCACTACTCGTGAGGGCCGACGCCATGCTGGGGCTCGTCTCGTCTCTACGATCCCACTGAACGTGCTCAACACTGTGGCCATCTCGCCGCCGCTCAGTACACAGCGCACGGCGGCAGCAAACACCGGCCATGTTAACCAGTGCGTCAAAGTCCACGCGGAGATCTCGAGTCGGGACATGAGGTCGTGGACGGGGATCTCATACCCCTTCAACAAACTGTGCTATGCAATCGGCGACGGAACAACGCCAGCTGGGAACACTCATATTGTCTGCTTCGGCGGTGCACACAACCACCTGCAGCCAGAAGAGGATATCAATCAGACCAAGGCGGCCGTGGACAGCCTCTCACCGGGTAACATGGATATCAAGAGACTGGTCTTTCACAACTGGTGCAAGGACGAGTTTGCCAAGGGGGCGTGGTTCTTTTCGCCTCCTCAGATGCTTTCAACGTCGCTGGACGCGTTGCGTTCTCGTCATGGCAACGTGGTGTTTGCCAACTCGGACTGGGCAGTTGGATGGCGGAGCTTTATTGACGGTGCGATCGAAGAAGGGACTCGAGCAGCGATGGCAGTCGTCGAAGAGCTCAGACCGCGTCCTGCGGTGCGCGGCCGCCTGTAA